The genomic segment ACCGCCGACATCGGCTGGGTCACCGGGCACACCTACGGCGTCTACGGTCCACTGTCCAACGGCGTCACCGAGGTCCTCTACGAGGGCACTCCAGATTCGCCCAGCCCACACCGGCATTTCGAAATCATCGAAAAGTACGGCGTCACAATCTATTACACGGCGCCGACGCTGATCCGGACGTTCATGAAATGGGGCCGCGAGATCCCCGATACACACGACCTGTCCAGCCTTCGACTGTTGGGCACGGTGGGCGAGCCGATCAACCCCGAAGCCTGGCGCTGGTACCGCAAGGTGATCGGCGGCGACCGCCTGCCGATCGTGGACACCTGGTGGCAGACCGAAACGGGTGCGGCGATGATCTCCCCGCTGCCCGGAGTCGCTGCGGCCAAACCTGGTTCGGCGATGAGGGCGTTGCCGGGGATCTCGGCCAGCATCGTCGACGACCACGGCGATCAACTGACGCCGGCCGTCCACCACGGCGAACACGTCACCGGCTACCTGGTCTTGGACCAGCCGTGGCCGTCCATGCTGCGGGGTATCTGGGGCGACCCGGATAGATACGTCGAGACCTATTGGTCCAGGTTTGCCGAGCAGGGCTGGTATTTCGCCGGCGACAGCGCCTATTACGACCGCGACGGCGCCATCTGGGTGGTCGGCCGCATCGACGACGTGATGAACGTATCGGGGCACCGGCTGTCGAGCGCCGAGCTGGAATCGGCGCTCGTCGGCCACTCCGGAGTGGCCGAGGCCGCGGTGGTCGCAAAGAAAGACGAGACCACGGGCCAAGCCATCTGCGCGTTCGTCGTCATGTGCGCCGAGTACGACGTGCACGAGGGCGTCGTCGACGAATTGCGCGCCGAGGTGGCCCGTGAGATCTCACCGATCGCCAAGCCGCGCGAGATCCACGTGGTGCCCGAACTGCCCAAGACCCGCAGCGGCAAGATCATGCGCCGGCTGCTGCGCGACATCGCCGAAAATCGCGACCTCGGGGACACGTCGACACTGCTTGACCCGGGCGTCTTCGACGCGATCAGAGAGGCCAAGTAGCTCAGGCCGGTATCGGGACGAAGCCCGCGCCGGGCCGGTGTTTGGCGTTGATGTCGGCCAGGATCGCGTTGAACGACATCACCACCGCCGGAGTGTGCAGCGGGATGTATTTGATGATGCAGGTCGGCAGGTTGTCGCTGAACGCGCCGTGGATCATTCCGACCAACAGGTTGTCGACGGTCACCGGCCCACCGGAGTCACCCGGCCGGCCACACACCTGCATGACGATCGTTCCCGGATCCTGGCCCGGCCCCCAGGTGACGCCGCACGAATTGCCCGTCGTCCGGCCTTGCTTGCACGCGATCTGCCCGAACACCGGTTCCGGACCGATGCCGTTGATGATGAAGCCGCCGTAGTTGGCCACCGGCGTCACCTTGGCCTGATCGAACTTGATCACCGCGTAGTCCAGGGCGTCATTGCCCGCAACCATGACTCCCAGGACGCCTCTGCCCTCGGCGGCCTCGGCGGCGACCTGCGCGCCCGGGCCACCGCAGTGCGCGGAGGTGAAACCGATCAGCTCACCGGCGGCATCCCCGCCGATCGTGGTCAGGGTGCACATGGTGTCTCCATTGATGACGATGCCCGCACCCCCGCCCATCGGGACCCGGTCGTCAGCGGCCGCGACGTTCGCAGGCAAAGCGGGCTGGACGAGGAGCACGGCCACCAGCACCGCCACAAAGCACCGATGTGCCGTCTGCAATGCGTGACTCCCATCAGCGGGCCGGTGTCGGAGAACAGCTGCGCCAGTCTAGATGATCACCCTCGCGCCCCTCTTGCTGTGTGAATAGCGGCGCACGGCCCGTCGGTCGCGCGGTCCCGTGGACTTCGGCTGGCCTCGTCTGGCATCGCGGCACATGGCAACATAAACCGCGACGACAGCGAACGGGCTCGGTGACTACGCGAGCCAAGCAGCGGCTTGATGAGGAACCGGACAGTTCAACGGAGAGGACCGTTTGTGACAAAGGTCGATCGCAAAAATGGTGTGCCGAGCACACTGACCACGATTCCGTTGGCCGACCCGCATGCCAGCCCCGGCGAACCGTCGATTGGTGACCTGATCAAAGACGCGACGACTCAGGCGTCCACGCTGGTGCGGGCCGAGGTCGAGCTGGCCCGCGCCGAAATCGTCGGCGATATCAAGAAGGGCCTTACCGGCAGCGTGTTCTTCATCGCCGCGCTGGTGGTGCTGTTCTACTCAACCTTCTTTTTCTTCTTCTTCCTCGCCGAGCTGCTCGACAACTGGCTGTGGCGCTGGGTGGCCTTCCTGATCGTGTTCGCGCTGATGGTCGTGGTCGGCGCCGTGCTGGCGCTGCTGGGCTATTTGAAGGTGCGCCGGATCCGCGGACCACAAGAGACCATCGAATCGGTCAAAGAGGCGCGCACCGCGCTCACCCCGGGCCACGACAAGTCCGCCGCCGCGACCAAGCAGCTCACCGACGCACCCGGCAAGCACGCCAAGCCCGAGAACGGCAACCCCAGCGACCCCTCAGGTTGGTAAATGGCAGTACCTGATCCGTCGATGGTCCGCATCGACGGGCCGTGGCGCCATTTGGACGTGCACGCCAACGGCATTCGCTTCCACGTCGTCGAGGCGCTACCGACCGGTCCGGGCCCACCGGCGGCCGCCGCCGCGCGACCACTGGTGATGCTGCTGCATGGTTTCGGTTCGTTCTGGTGGTCCTGGCGTCATCAGCTGCGGGGGCTGACCGATGCCCGGGTGGTCGCGGTCGACCTGCGCGGCTACGGCGGCAGCGACAAACCGCCGCGCGGC from the Mycobacterium lentiflavum genome contains:
- a CDS encoding S1 family peptidase, whose protein sequence is MQTAHRCFVAVLVAVLLVQPALPANVAAADDRVPMGGGAGIVINGDTMCTLTTIGGDAAGELIGFTSAHCGGPGAQVAAEAAEGRGVLGVMVAGNDALDYAVIKFDQAKVTPVANYGGFIINGIGPEPVFGQIACKQGRTTGNSCGVTWGPGQDPGTIVMQVCGRPGDSGGPVTVDNLLVGMIHGAFSDNLPTCIIKYIPLHTPAVVMSFNAILADINAKHRPGAGFVPIPA
- the acs gene encoding acetate--CoA ligase, which produces MKPVTATHTEGSSSHPASYPPPAQFVEQANAREDLYREADEDRLAFWAKQANRLTWAKPFTEVLDWSQAPFAKWFSDGTLNVAYNCVDRHVEAGLGDRVAIHWEGEPVGDSRSLTYSDLQDEVCKAANALTDLGLVAGDRAAIYLPLIPEAVIAMLACARLGVMHSVVFAGFTAKALRARIADAQAKVLITADGQFRRGKPAPLKDAADEAVASGPDGESPVERVLVVRRTGIDVSWNDDRDVWWDEVVDRAPAQHTAAPFDAEHPLFLLYTSGTTGKPKGIMHTSGGYLTQASYTHYNVFDIKPDRDVFWCTADIGWVTGHTYGVYGPLSNGVTEVLYEGTPDSPSPHRHFEIIEKYGVTIYYTAPTLIRTFMKWGREIPDTHDLSSLRLLGTVGEPINPEAWRWYRKVIGGDRLPIVDTWWQTETGAAMISPLPGVAAAKPGSAMRALPGISASIVDDHGDQLTPAVHHGEHVTGYLVLDQPWPSMLRGIWGDPDRYVETYWSRFAEQGWYFAGDSAYYDRDGAIWVVGRIDDVMNVSGHRLSSAELESALVGHSGVAEAAVVAKKDETTGQAICAFVVMCAEYDVHEGVVDELRAEVAREISPIAKPREIHVVPELPKTRSGKIMRRLLRDIAENRDLGDTSTLLDPGVFDAIREAK
- a CDS encoding phage holin family protein, yielding MTKVDRKNGVPSTLTTIPLADPHASPGEPSIGDLIKDATTQASTLVRAEVELARAEIVGDIKKGLTGSVFFIAALVVLFYSTFFFFFFLAELLDNWLWRWVAFLIVFALMVVVGAVLALLGYLKVRRIRGPQETIESVKEARTALTPGHDKSAAATKQLTDAPGKHAKPENGNPSDPSGW